One genomic region from Bacteroidota bacterium encodes:
- a CDS encoding DUF4255 domain-containing protein has protein sequence MIHEALKFLVDQLNEYLFQKMGEAGLVIRSRLVTSEGKELNLNNKIVCQLVNVEEERIGKAQVPLAPPVGSGFPVRNPEIRLNLSVLFTAISPDTTPTDGESDQEYEISIKMLGYVIQFFQYRHYFTTENSPSLPHNLGSLVVELYPVTLESQNYLWASLGAKYRPSVVYKVRLITVYEDAFSDIVSVPSILNTHAGNRPTQ, from the coding sequence ATGATACATGAAGCACTGAAATTCTTGGTGGATCAATTGAACGAATACCTCTTTCAGAAGATGGGGGAAGCGGGACTTGTGATTCGCAGTCGTTTGGTGACAAGTGAGGGAAAAGAGCTGAACCTGAACAACAAGATCGTGTGTCAGCTTGTGAATGTTGAGGAAGAACGGATTGGCAAGGCCCAAGTGCCCCTCGCGCCACCGGTCGGATCGGGCTTTCCCGTCCGGAATCCGGAAATACGGCTCAATCTTTCGGTTTTGTTCACTGCCATCAGTCCTGATACGACCCCAACTGACGGTGAAAGTGATCAGGAATATGAGATTTCGATTAAAATGCTGGGCTATGTGATCCAGTTTTTTCAATACAGGCATTATTTCACGACTGAAAATTCTCCGTCCTTGCCCCATAACCTGGGCTCCTTGGTGGTGGAGCTTTATCCGGTCACGCTGGAGAGCCAAAACTACCTCTGGGCATCCTTGGGTGCCAAATACCGTCCGTCGGTGGTGTACAAAGTGCGGCTGATCACGGTTTATGAAGATGCCTTCAGCGACATTGTGAGCGTACCTTCGATCTTGAACACCCACGCCGGCAATCGCCCGACCCAATAA
- a CDS encoding ATP-binding protein, translating into MEASMSWFEENANAIGAELEWLNAAIQFRIAELWGEDSDFSAISEIDPPYYEEAEGPYVHFIHVLELSPPERLLLLLAIAPSVKPELLDRFLENHPNKSPVTEFGGFRGQVHKGFVPTVDTALFLLGGKDLASRFSYKTLFHPQHRLFQGNWLRIEHVHPHEPYGSGLLLPSRELVDLLCTGDQGEPEFGSSFPAQKLETARNWEELILPAETLNDVEDIVAWIKHEQLVMDEWGLSGKVSPGFRCLFYGAPGTGKTLTASLLGKVTGREIYRIDLSMIVSKYIGETEKNLKVVFDKAQSRGWILFFDEADALFGKRTDVSDSKDRYANQEVSYLLQRVENFDGVVVLATNNRDNMDKAFTRRFQVIVNFPVPNAMERLRLWQTSLPPSCELDATVNLPAVAEKYEMTGGSIMNVVRHCALRAAMRGEARITEYDLLDGIKREYRKAGRIMT; encoded by the coding sequence ATGGAAGCATCAATGTCTTGGTTTGAGGAAAATGCAAATGCCATCGGGGCGGAATTGGAATGGTTGAACGCGGCCATACAGTTCAGAATAGCAGAATTATGGGGCGAAGACAGCGATTTTTCCGCCATTTCGGAAATCGATCCGCCCTATTACGAAGAAGCTGAAGGGCCTTATGTACACTTTATACATGTGTTGGAATTGTCGCCCCCTGAGCGGTTGCTTTTACTGCTTGCCATCGCCCCGTCGGTGAAACCCGAATTGCTCGACCGGTTTTTGGAAAATCACCCCAATAAATCGCCCGTTACGGAATTTGGAGGCTTCAGAGGGCAGGTGCACAAAGGTTTTGTTCCAACCGTGGATACCGCACTTTTTTTGCTCGGCGGAAAGGACCTTGCTTCGCGCTTTTCCTACAAAACCCTTTTTCATCCGCAACACCGCCTTTTTCAGGGAAATTGGCTGCGGATTGAACACGTCCACCCACACGAACCCTATGGGTCGGGATTGCTCCTGCCCTCCCGCGAACTCGTGGACCTGTTGTGTACAGGCGATCAAGGAGAACCGGAATTCGGGAGCTCATTTCCGGCTCAGAAGCTCGAAACCGCCCGCAATTGGGAAGAACTCATCCTACCTGCTGAAACACTCAACGATGTGGAGGACATCGTCGCGTGGATCAAACACGAGCAACTTGTCATGGATGAATGGGGCCTCTCCGGCAAGGTGAGTCCGGGGTTCAGGTGCCTTTTTTATGGCGCGCCCGGCACAGGCAAGACCTTGACCGCCTCCTTGTTGGGCAAGGTTACGGGCCGGGAAATCTATCGCATCGACCTGTCGATGATCGTGAGCAAGTACATCGGCGAAACGGAAAAGAACTTGAAGGTTGTGTTTGACAAGGCCCAATCTCGCGGGTGGATCCTGTTTTTTGACGAGGCGGATGCGCTTTTTGGCAAACGAACGGATGTTTCGGATTCCAAGGACAGGTATGCCAACCAAGAAGTGAGCTACCTGCTGCAGCGTGTGGAAAATTTTGACGGCGTCGTGGTTTTGGCCACCAACAACCGTGACAATATGGACAAGGCATTTACCCGGCGGTTTCAGGTGATCGTGAATTTTCCTGTTCCCAATGCCATGGAGCGCTTGCGACTTTGGCAAACATCCTTGCCGCCCTCCTGCGAACTGGATGCGACAGTGAACCTCCCTGCTGTGGCTGAAAAGTACGAAATGACCGGAGGTAGCATCATGAACGTGGTGCGCCACTGTGCCTTGCGTGCGGCGATGCGCGGTGAGGCGAGAATTACCGAATATGACCTTCTCGACGGCATCAAACGGGAATACCGCAAAGCAGGCAGAATCATGACCTGA
- a CDS encoding DUF4157 domain-containing protein has translation MRAEEEEASPKLMRAEEEEASPKLMRAEEEASPKLMRAEEEEASPKLQRQEEEAQAKCADCEEKASREEEEEAMTKQLPTAQAPSPSPQTPDAAPINHLEGFTASESTHDLLKSRKGAGEPLPEPLKNEMEAGFGADFSNVKVHRDSASTTLNKDLKAKAFTHGEDVFFGQGQFDAGSNQGKELIAHELTHTIQQGAVGEKKAENKPAESPVEEMASTLTSGDAVSKPESKQVDPSGKQSGQVQPVDKELPVTELDPAELEQQSAQSEGADAAAVVDQAGEGDAEGEVVAGVAEGEIPDVETESEIDMPSVEKQRVAGQISDFKGSRGEVEAKGGEVFKFMATETENVCGDAAEATAELAANESEHPTPVDEVAAVEAAEEVPDEFGQQMGNAAQVEGLEKEGQDQEDAKSDPAKKAMLDQLDEDTPTNLGELRTIIHRIQRAKSLPWSVARWAR, from the coding sequence ATGCGGGCCGAGGAAGAAGAAGCGAGCCCCAAATTGATGCGGGCCGAAGAAGAAGAAGCGAGCCCCAAATTGATGCGGGCCGAAGAAGAAGCGAGCCCCAAATTGATGCGGGCCGAGGAAGAAGAAGCCTCCCCTAAGCTCCAACGCCAAGAAGAAGAGGCCCAGGCCAAATGCGCCGACTGCGAGGAAAAAGCCAGCCGCGAAGAAGAAGAGGAAGCGATGACCAAGCAGCTTCCGACGGCCCAAGCCCCAAGCCCCAGTCCCCAAACCCCTGATGCAGCCCCCATCAACCACCTCGAAGGCTTTACCGCCTCCGAAAGTACCCACGACCTGCTCAAGTCACGCAAAGGCGCGGGCGAACCGCTTCCAGAGCCACTCAAAAACGAGATGGAGGCCGGCTTTGGCGCCGACTTCTCCAATGTCAAGGTTCACCGTGACAGTGCCAGCACTACGCTGAACAAGGACCTCAAGGCCAAGGCCTTTACCCATGGCGAAGACGTTTTCTTTGGCCAGGGACAGTTTGATGCGGGCAGCAACCAAGGCAAGGAATTGATTGCCCACGAACTCACCCATACGATTCAGCAAGGTGCCGTCGGCGAGAAAAAAGCCGAAAACAAGCCTGCAGAGAGTCCCGTCGAGGAAATGGCCTCCACCTTGACTTCAGGTGATGCCGTTTCCAAGCCGGAATCCAAACAGGTCGACCCATCGGGAAAGCAATCGGGACAGGTACAGCCCGTGGACAAGGAACTTCCGGTGACCGAACTGGATCCCGCCGAACTCGAGCAGCAATCCGCGCAATCAGAAGGGGCCGACGCAGCAGCCGTCGTGGACCAGGCGGGCGAAGGCGATGCCGAGGGTGAAGTCGTGGCCGGTGTAGCGGAGGGCGAAATCCCGGATGTGGAGACAGAAAGCGAAATCGACATGCCCAGTGTCGAAAAACAACGCGTCGCCGGGCAAATCTCCGACTTCAAAGGTTCGCGCGGTGAAGTCGAGGCAAAGGGTGGCGAAGTGTTCAAGTTCATGGCCACCGAAACGGAAAACGTCTGTGGCGATGCCGCAGAGGCGACCGCCGAACTTGCGGCCAATGAGAGCGAGCATCCGACCCCGGTAGATGAGGTGGCTGCCGTCGAGGCAGCAGAGGAAGTGCCTGACGAATTTGGGCAGCAGATGGGCAATGCGGCACAAGTCGAAGGGCTGGAAAAGGAGGGGCAGGATCAGGAGGATGCCAAGTCAGATCCGGCCAAAAAGGCCATGTTGGATCAGTTGGACGAAGATACCCCGACCAATCTCGGTGAACTCAGGACTATAATCCACAGAATACAGCGGGCGAAGTCACTTCCGTGGTCGGTGGCGAGGTGGGCAAGGTGA
- a CDS encoding SMI1/KNR4 family protein, giving the protein MKDYAKGFHDMIESLRADHEISVVSSYIFPGASDADIVDAVEILGCKLDETLEAFYRQCNGLQLRWIRRDSEDFNDGEFGTYTNAPVSMQDIIEDSHRLDGCINLFPLNIVISKSTGIKVAPNSLYVDTYTILGESFSPHEFCNNSYVMDGFDADRGMVLFPIRSKNLQLCIMSAISYSQFQNSKKVRPINYLDLLLTNKGEIWSRVQALKLNKGMLIETIDELDF; this is encoded by the coding sequence ATGAAAGATTATGCAAAAGGATTTCATGACATGATCGAATCGTTGCGAGCTGACCATGAAATAAGTGTTGTAAGCTCCTATATTTTCCCAGGGGCAAGTGACGCAGACATCGTCGATGCCGTGGAAATTTTAGGTTGCAAGCTGGATGAAACCTTAGAAGCGTTTTATAGGCAATGCAATGGCTTACAATTAAGATGGATCCGAAGGGATTCCGAAGACTTCAACGATGGAGAATTTGGAACCTATACGAATGCTCCCGTTTCGATGCAAGACATCATCGAGGACAGCCATCGCTTGGACGGCTGTATAAATTTATTCCCTCTTAATATAGTTATTTCGAAAAGCACGGGTATAAAAGTGGCACCTAATTCACTTTATGTGGATACATATACCATTCTTGGTGAATCTTTTAGCCCCCATGAATTCTGCAACAATTCATATGTAATGGATGGATTTGATGCCGATAGAGGGATGGTACTCTTTCCAATAAGGTCGAAAAATCTTCAACTTTGCATCATGTCCGCGATCTCATATAGTCAATTTCAGAATTCGAAGAAAGTCCGACCCATTAATTATCTTGATTTGCTTTTGACCAATAAAGGTGAAATATGGAGTCGCGTCCAAGCACTCAAATTGAACAAGGGAATGCTTATCGAGACAATAGATGAACTTGACTTTTAG